One Oncorhynchus kisutch isolate 150728-3 linkage group LG11, Okis_V2, whole genome shotgun sequence genomic region harbors:
- the LOC109899679 gene encoding T-cell leukemia homeobox protein 1-like, giving the protein MDHIGAHLQHTHAEPISFGIDHILNNVDQSWMPESDYGLGCVVSTAYNTMTGNFTGNNSGYNSNAYGVTNLSGTYNMNMGMNVSGNNVNAAGVIRVPAHRPLNSGHSSIPGGMSTIPGSINNLTGFTFPWMESNRRYTKDRFTVALSPLAVTRRVGHPYQNRTPPKKKKPRTSFTRLQICELEKRFHRQKYLASAERAALAKALKMTDAQVKTWFQNRRTKWRRQTAEEREAERQQANRILMQLQQEAFQKTINQPSNPDPLCLHNSSLFALQNLQPWTENTAKISSVSACE; this is encoded by the exons ATGGATCATATTGGAGCGCATCTCCAGCACACTCACGCGGAGCCCATCAGCTTTGGGATCGACCACATCCTCAACAATGTGGATCAGAGCTGGATGCCCGAGTCGGACTATGGACTCGGTTGCGTTGTCAGCACTGCCTACAACACCATGACGGGTAACTTCACCGGCAACAACTCTGGATATAACAGCAACGCATATGGGGTAACCAATCTGAGCGGCACCTATAACATGAACATGGGGATGAACGTCAGTGGGAATAACGTTAACGCGGCTGGAGTCATCCGTGTGCCCGCGCACCGGCCTCTGAACAGTGGACACTCGTCCATCCCCGGTGGTATGTCCACGATACCAGGCTCGATTAACAACCTGACGGGATTTACCTTCCCTTGGATGGAGAGCAACAGAAGATACACCAAAGACAGGTTCACAG TGGCGCTTTCACCCCTCGCTGTAACACGCCGTGTAGGTCACCCGTACCAGAACCGAACGCccccaaagaagaaaaagccccGGACGTCTTTTACCCGCCTGCAGATCTGCGAGCTGGAGAAACGCTTTCACCGACAGAAGTACCTGGCTTCCGCAGAGCGAGCGGCTTTGGCTAAGGCCCTCAAGATGACTGACGCGCAAGTCAAAACATGGTTCCAGAACAGAAGAACAAAATGGAG GCGCCAGACAGcggaggagagagaagcagagcgACAGCAAGCCAACCGGATCCTCATGCAACTCCAACAGGAGGCTTTTCAGAAAACGATAAACCAACCGTCAAACCCGGACCCGCTCTGCCTGCATAACAGCTCCCTGTTTGCGCTTCAGAACCTCCAGCCCTGGACTGAAAACACCGCCAAAATCAGCAGCGTGTCCGCCTGCGAATAA
- the LOC109899678 gene encoding succinate dehydrogenase assembly factor 4, mitochondrial, with protein MNMPLLRVCASTSIFRATKGLFMESAFTGCLRTASGAAKDKEPLRKAKTPQGRFDMNDEKIKDPLEKFPDDVNPATKEQGGPRGPEPTRYGDWERKGRCVDF; from the exons ATGAACATGCCTCTACTACGCGTATGTGCTTCTACATCGATTTTTCGTGCGACCAAAGGGTTATTCATGGAGTCTGCTTTTACAG GATGCTTGCGGACAGCAAGTGGAGCAGCTAAGGACAAGGAGCCACTGCGCAAGGCCAAAACCCCCCAGGGCCGCTTTGACATGAATGATGAGAAGATAAAGGATCCCCTTGAAA AGTTCCCTGATGATGTGAACCCAGCCACTAAGGAGCAGGGGGGGCCCCGAGGCCCAGAACCCACACGCTACGGGGACTGGGAGAGGAAGGGCCGCTGTGTCGACTTCTAG